The Denitrificimonas caeni genome has a segment encoding these proteins:
- a CDS encoding CHASE2 domain-containing protein gives MTSSFFNISGNIDKYLQDLFNTHFGTWVYPETSQDKVAVLLLNDDVVDGALNGQWPATYKFHADVLGDLLDHQPSAVFIDFYWMNQDKPGVEDLLRTLNDYKDAGIPVYMAAPSNQWFESFWPELKGLIQPVSAHVNLDPADFVSRSYPQAYQGLASGAFLIAEDLLQMPLVESPRGDMDIFWGTAKNHKNLAWMETQAKSDSSVLNSLKNGYSTVATDIPYTTTVFVRDLINPKDSSDETQEDLSNHLQGHVIIYGANVTGVQDFIFSPTRNILPGVYYHAMAIDNLLTWGNGYKSNIANITALFLTHLPLWLLQILFLVPLSIAFLWRGKQAVIDLSSLPPTNNKILSFLADSGAKLMPSLKFWAFVIIYVFIICWYQYAVLDLAVANWIGFVQLLGLGVLIGKLDFVERSINLLKKACSSLKVLIRGKSQ, from the coding sequence TTGACCTCTTCATTTTTTAATATCAGCGGTAATATTGATAAGTATTTACAAGACTTATTCAATACGCATTTTGGCACATGGGTTTACCCAGAGACCAGCCAAGATAAAGTCGCGGTACTGCTACTCAATGACGATGTGGTTGACGGTGCGCTGAATGGACAATGGCCGGCAACCTATAAGTTTCACGCGGATGTCTTAGGCGATCTGTTAGATCACCAACCCTCGGCAGTATTCATTGACTTTTACTGGATGAATCAAGATAAGCCAGGCGTAGAAGACTTGCTGCGCACACTCAATGACTATAAAGATGCAGGCATTCCAGTCTATATGGCTGCGCCCTCAAACCAATGGTTCGAGAGTTTTTGGCCTGAGCTTAAAGGGCTTATTCAGCCTGTTTCCGCCCACGTTAATTTAGACCCTGCTGATTTTGTCTCTAGAAGCTACCCCCAAGCCTATCAAGGCTTAGCTTCTGGCGCCTTTCTGATTGCCGAAGACTTATTGCAAATGCCTCTGGTTGAAAGCCCTAGGGGTGATATGGATATATTTTGGGGCACAGCAAAAAACCATAAAAATTTAGCTTGGATGGAAACTCAAGCAAAATCCGACAGTAGCGTTTTAAACAGCCTTAAAAACGGCTACTCAACGGTTGCTACAGACATTCCTTACACAACCACTGTTTTTGTTAGGGATTTAATTAACCCTAAAGACAGCTCTGATGAGACGCAGGAAGATTTATCCAACCATCTGCAAGGCCATGTAATTATCTACGGGGCAAACGTAACAGGGGTACAGGATTTCATCTTCTCACCCACGCGTAATATTTTACCCGGTGTTTACTACCATGCCATGGCGATTGATAACCTTTTAACCTGGGGTAATGGCTATAAGTCAAACATTGCCAATATTACGGCATTATTCTTGACTCACCTGCCCTTATGGCTGCTGCAAATACTGTTTCTAGTGCCTTTATCCATTGCTTTTTTATGGCGCGGTAAACAAGCAGTGATTGACCTTTCCAGCCTGCCACCAACGAACAATAAAATATTGTCCTTCTTGGCTGATAGCGGCGCCAAGTTAATGCCGAGTCTAAAGTTTTGGGCGTTTGTAATTATCTATGTATTCATTATTTGCTGGTATCAATATGCGGTACTGGACCTTGCTGTGGCGAATTGGATTGGTTTTGTGCAACTACTGGGTCTTGGGGTATTGATTGGCAAGCTCGATTTTGTTGAACGTAGTATTAATTTGCTAAAGAAAGCATGTAGCTCTTTAAAAGTACTTATACGAGGGAAGTCGCAATGA